The Arachis hypogaea cultivar Tifrunner chromosome 16, arahy.Tifrunner.gnm2.J5K5, whole genome shotgun sequence genome contains a region encoding:
- the LOC112758092 gene encoding E3 ubiquitin-protein ligase RFI2 translates to MGLGTDKDDHVVHDGDSNPFPSVSCSICLDPVARTGDRSWANLQCGHQFHLDCIGSAFNIKGAMQCPNCRKIEKGQWLYGSRSYPEFSTDDWAHDEDLYDLSYSEMSFGVHWCPFGSLTRLPSFEEGEFSSTAYHDILGQHAIFAEHTAVSSGSHPCPYIAYFGPLHPSPSNSGRTGSETSNFSHWSNPPIPSDMPTSYAFPAMDLHYHSWEHHSPHFSSASSHLGTADHPAVSPGSQRPARGSSEVPRPGSFMHPFIVGHSSGARAGTSVASSMIPPYPGSNARAQDRVQALQAYYQPPQPPNSTSMRTPNASGTRRSNSHSGSVQLAQVSPSSDPSGGFLLIPSGSSGRNFPEEVHMPSRFQAWERDHLPSLSLNHADRESSWRAYHQAASGSEPSIRSNSFRLRHGSERMPSQNR, encoded by the exons ATGGGTCTCGGCACCGACAAGGACGACCACGTCGTCCACGACGGAGACTCCAACCCCTTCCCATCCGTCTCTTGCTCCATTTGCCTCGACCCTGTTGCCCGCACCGGCGATAGATCCTGGGCCAACCTTCAATGCGGCCATCAATTTCACCTCG ATTGCATTGGCTCAGCCTTCAATATAAAAGGGGCAATGCAATGCCCTAATTGCCGGAAGATTGAGAAAGGTCAGTGGCTTTATGGCTCCCGGTCATATCCAGAATTCAGCACAGATGATTGGGCACACGATGAGGATCTATATGATCTTAGCTACTCTGAAATG TCCTTTGGAGTTCACTGGTGTCCTTTTGGTAGCCTGACCCGACTTCCTTCTTTTGA aGAAGGGGAATTTTCATCAACTGCAT ATCATGATATACTGGGACAACATGCTATATTTGCTGAACATACGGCCGTATCATCTGGTAGTCATCCCTGTCCGTATATAGCATACTTTGGACCATTACATCCTTCCCCCTCGAACTCTGGCAGAACTGGTTCAGAAACATCTAACTTCAGCCACTGGAGTAACCCACCTATACCTAGTGACATGCCAACGTCCTATGCATTTCCTGCCATGGATCTCCATTATCACAGTTGGGAACATCATTCGCCTCATTTTTCATCTGCAAGCAGTCACCTAGGAACTGCAGATCATCCCGCAGTATCACCTGGTAGTCAAAGGCCAGCCAGGGGTAGTTCAGAGGTTCCAAGACCAGGATCTTTTATGCATCCCTTCATTGTTGGTCATAG TTCTGGTGCTAGGGCTGGGACATCAGTTGCATCTTCAATGATACCTCCGTATCCAGGTAGCAATGCCCGGGCCCAGGACAGAGTCCAGGCTCTTCAGGCATACTATCAACCTCCACAACCTCCTAACTCTACCTCAATGCGGACGCCTAATGCCTCTGGCACTAGAAGATCCAACAGCCATAGTGGGTCGGTTCAATTAGCACAAGTTTCCCCATCATCGGACCCAAGTGGTGGCTTCTTGTTGATTCCATCAGGTTCATCAGGACGCAATTTTCCGGAAGAAGTCCATATGCCAAGTCGCTTCCAAGCATGGGAAAGAGATCATTTGCCTTCATTATCTTTGAACCACGCAGATAGAGAATCAAGTTGGAGAGCGTACCACCAGGCTGCCAGCGGATCAGAACCAAGTATTAGGTCCAACAGCTTTCGATTAAGGCACGGATCAGAAAGAATGCCTTCACAAAATCGATGA
- the LOC112758091 gene encoding large ribosomal subunit protein eL22z → MSRGGAVGAKGKKKGATFTIDCTKPVEDKIMDIASLEKFLQERIKVGGKAGALGDSVTVSREKNKITVTSDSNFSKRYLKYLTKKYLKKHNVRDWLRVIASNKDRNVYELRYFNIAENEGEEED, encoded by the exons atGAGTCGAGGGGGTGCAGTTGGAGCTAAGGGAAAAAAGAAGGGTGCAACATTCACCATTGACTGCACAAAACCAGTGGAGGACAAGATTATGGACATTGCTTCTCTTGAGAAGTTCCTTCAAGAGAGGATTAAGGTTGGTGGCAAAGCTGGTGCTCTTGGTGATTCTGTCACTGTCTCCCGTGAGAAGAACAAGATCACTGTCACCTCTGACAGTAACTTCTCCAAGCG GTACTTGAAGTATTTGACAAAGAAGTACTTGAAGAAACACAATGTGCGTGATTGGCTCAGGGTGATTGCTTCTAACAAAGATAGGAATGTCTATGAACTGAGGTACTTCAACATTGCTGAGAATGAAGGAGAGGAAGAAGATTAA